A region of Malaciobacter marinus DNA encodes the following proteins:
- the flhA gene encoding flagellar biosynthesis protein FlhA has protein sequence MNIRKILSKDLFVVALFVAILMIIIVPLSKGVLDFFLVVSLSLSLLILLISLYIQRPSDLTTFPTIILILALFRLSLNIATTRSILSEGHNGPEAVSSIISAFGDFVVGGNMVIGIIIFIILVLINFMVVTKGATRVAEVTARFTLDSMPGKQMAIDADLNAGFIDDKEAQIRRKELISDANFYGAMDGSSKFVKGDAVAGIIITLVNLIGGLLIGLFQHDMTVSQSGEIYTILTIGDGLVAQLPALILSTATAIIITRSNMDEDRFANQSILQLVKDSKALMLVGIGMILFGFIPGFPTGILSIMGLLMMGTSYTIFMVEEQQDNSITRFFKPDAPKKGDAKTSKSVEELKEMKKQKGPDEAQAIETIMKMEVLELKLGFRLLQLVQGDSELLDKIKGIRKTIAADLGFIIPQIRISDDANLSQNEYQLYLKRIPIVKGRVETEKLLAMGGIGNEKLKGLHVKEPVFNLDATWISPELKEEALMKGFTVVDAPTIISTHISETIKNHSEDIITRQDIVDIIEGLKKDFPIVVEEAMKVTSYGSLLKVCKDLLHEKIPIVDMLTIVEAIADIAEFTKAPDVLLEHVRSKLYRLITQRFKDNDGTLHIITIKPELEQQFIGKLQEQHGVSQLMLSISEINNLVTKTKETIEQVESRGFGKVAMVVDPLLRKRVSEIYEKFGLQVAVLSHAELDSQANFAIEGTVEF, from the coding sequence ATGAATATAAGAAAGATACTGTCAAAAGATTTATTTGTAGTAGCACTTTTTGTTGCTATACTTATGATTATTATTGTTCCTTTATCAAAAGGAGTTTTAGATTTCTTCTTGGTAGTATCTTTATCTTTGTCTTTACTTATATTATTGATTTCATTATATATTCAAAGACCATCTGATCTTACTACATTTCCCACAATTATTTTAATACTTGCACTTTTTCGATTGTCTTTAAATATTGCAACTACAAGATCAATTTTAAGTGAAGGACATAACGGTCCAGAAGCCGTAAGTTCAATAATCTCCGCCTTTGGTGATTTTGTTGTTGGTGGTAATATGGTAATTGGTATTATCATTTTTATTATTCTTGTATTAATTAACTTTATGGTTGTAACAAAAGGTGCTACCAGAGTTGCTGAGGTTACTGCGAGATTTACACTTGATTCAATGCCTGGTAAACAAATGGCAATTGATGCTGATTTAAATGCTGGGTTTATTGATGATAAAGAAGCACAAATAAGAAGAAAAGAGTTGATCTCTGATGCTAACTTTTATGGAGCTATGGATGGTTCATCAAAGTTTGTTAAAGGTGATGCTGTTGCTGGTATTATTATTACTTTAGTAAACTTAATTGGTGGACTTTTAATAGGACTATTTCAACATGATATGACTGTTTCTCAAAGTGGAGAGATTTACACTATTTTAACTATTGGAGATGGTTTAGTAGCGCAACTTCCTGCTCTTATTTTATCAACTGCAACAGCTATTATTATTACTCGTTCAAATATGGATGAGGATAGATTTGCAAATCAATCAATTTTACAATTAGTAAAAGATAGTAAAGCCTTAATGCTTGTTGGTATAGGAATGATTCTTTTTGGATTTATACCAGGATTTCCAACTGGAATATTGTCTATTATGGGACTTTTAATGATGGGTACTAGTTATACTATTTTTATGGTAGAAGAACAACAAGATAACTCAATTACAAGGTTTTTTAAACCAGATGCACCTAAAAAAGGTGATGCTAAAACATCAAAAAGTGTTGAAGAATTAAAAGAGATGAAAAAACAAAAAGGACCTGATGAAGCTCAAGCAATTGAAACTATTATGAAAATGGAAGTACTAGAACTAAAACTTGGTTTTAGACTTTTACAATTGGTTCAAGGTGATTCAGAGTTACTTGATAAAATTAAAGGAATTAGAAAAACAATTGCTGCTGATTTAGGTTTTATTATTCCTCAAATTAGAATCTCTGATGATGCAAATTTATCGCAAAATGAGTATCAATTATATTTAAAAAGAATTCCAATAGTAAAAGGGCGAGTTGAAACAGAGAAGCTTCTTGCTATGGGTGGAATTGGCAATGAAAAATTAAAAGGTTTACATGTAAAAGAACCTGTATTTAATTTAGATGCAACATGGATTTCACCTGAACTAAAAGAAGAAGCATTGATGAAAGGTTTTACTGTTGTAGATGCTCCAACAATTATTTCAACTCATATTTCAGAAACAATTAAAAATCATTCAGAAGATATTATTACAAGACAAGATATTGTGGATATTATTGAAGGCTTAAAAAAAGATTTCCCAATTGTTGTAGAAGAAGCGATGAAAGTAACATCTTATGGTTCGTTGTTAAAAGTGTGTAAAGACTTACTACATGAAAAAATTCCTATTGTTGATATGTTAACAATAGTTGAAGCAATTGCAGATATTGCAGAGTTTACAAAAGCACCTGACGTGTTACTTGAACATGTAAGAAGTAAGCTTTATAGACTTATAACACAAAGATTTAAAGACAATGATGGAACACTTCATATTATAACTATAAAGCCAGAGCTTGAACAACAATTTATAGGAAAGCTTCAAGAGCAACATGGAGTTTCTCAACTTATGCTTTCTATTTCAGAAATAAATAATTTAGTTACAAAAACAAAAGAGACAATAGAGCAAGTTGAATCAAGAGGATTTGGTAAAGTTGCAATGGTTGTTGATCCACTTTTAAGAAAAAGGGTATCTGAAATATATGAAAAATTTGGACTTCAAGTTGCAGTCTTATCACATGCTGAACTTGATTCACAAGCAAATTTTGCCATTGAGGGAACAGTAGAGTTTTAA